In the Magnolia sinica isolate HGM2019 chromosome 15, MsV1, whole genome shotgun sequence genome, one interval contains:
- the LOC131226601 gene encoding pentatricopeptide repeat-containing protein At1g20230-like, with protein sequence MAISAASASLHQNLEIPIKVSCPQTPSVLHTRKWRTLALTVGGVGSFPNTAKTHERNNGYFSESNLIPENGFLSKVVALLESVNLSDAVECSDIFAQILQNCRKFENLKLGFQIHARLIVYGVEFDAFLSSQLLEFYCKFDCMDDARRMFDEMPERNVFSWTSMIGLYCRLGDYEETIRLFYLMIGEGVRPDHFVFPKVFKACSELKNYRIGKDVYDYMLSIGFEGNPFVKKSILDMFIKCGKMEIASRLFKEMEYKDVVMWNMMISGYASKGDFKRALKCFEDMKVAGVKPDRVTWNSIIAGYAQNGQFKEASNCFHQMRILEDFKPNVISWTALIAGNEQNGCSSQALNVFRQMISEGVKPNSITIASVVSACTSLSLVLHGKEIHGYCVKTDGLDSDVLVSNSLVDFYAKCQDLDVARRKFDRIGQKDLVSWNAMLAGYAQRGCHEEAIELLTEMELQGIEPDVVTWNGLITGYNQYGDGKTALEFFCRMRRAGTEPNTITVSGALAACAQVKNLRAGKEIHGFVVRNQIEMSTGVGSALISMYSGCDRLETACAVFEELSIRDVVVWNSIIAACAQNSRGASALNLLREMQLSSVGPNEVTIVSALPACARLAALRQGKEIHQYIVRHGLDSCNFTSNALIDMYGRCGAIQRAWRVFDTMPMRDVVSWNAMIAGYGMHGFGMDAVNLFCHMRVTGLKPNYCTFTNLLSACSHSGLIDEGWKYFEMMKSEYGMDPAVEQYACMVDLLARSGQFDETMEFIEEMPMEPNAAVWGSLLGACRIHCNVDLAEYAAQYLFELEPNNSGNYILLANIYSAAGRWEDAAKTRSLMKERGVTKPPGCSWIEVKCRVHSFIVGDTSHPLMDKISEKMESLYSEIKEIGYVPDTNYVLQDVEEDEKEYSLCGHSEKLAVAFGLISTPSGTPLRIIKNLRVCGDCHSATKFISKVAGREIIMRDSYRFHHFVDGVCSCGDYW encoded by the coding sequence ATGGCAATCTCTGCAGCTTCGGCATCTCTCCATCAGAATCTGGAAATACCCATCAAGGTAAGCTGCCCCCAAACCCCCTCTGTTCTTCATACCAGAAAATGGCGCACGTTGGCACTAACCGTCGGTGGTGTCGGAAGCTTTCCGAATACGGCAAAGACCCATGAAAGGAATAATGGGTATTTTTCAGAGTCGAATTTAATTCCCGAAAATGGTTTTTTGAGCAAAGTGGTTGCTTTGCTCGAATCCGTGAATTTAAGCGACGCTGTTGAATGTTCCGATATTTTCGCTCAAATCCTTCAAAACTGCCGAaagtttgaaaatttaaaattgggTTTTCAAATTCACGCGCGTTTGATCGTTTATGGAGTAGAATTTGACGCATTTCTGAGCAGCCAACTGCTTGAGTTTTATTGCAAGTTTGATTGCATGGATGATGCGCGccgcatgtttgatgaaatgcctgaacgAAATGTTTTCAGCTGGACTTCGATGATAGGACTCTATTGTAGGTTGGGTGATTATGAGGAGACCATTAGGTTGTTTTATTTGATGATTGGGGAAGGAGTTCGTCCCGACCATTTCGTATTTCCTAAGGTTTTTAAAGCATGTTCCGAGTTGAAGAATTATAGGATTGGGAAGGATGTTTATGATTATATGTTGAGTATTGGATTCGAGGGGAACCCATTTGTGAAAAAATCTATTCTTGATATGTTTATCAAATGTGGGAAGATGGAGATTGCGAGTCGGTTGTTCAAGGAAATGGAGTATAAGGATGTCGTGATGTGGAACATGATGATATCGGGTTATGCATCGAAGGGTGATTTTAAGCGGGCTTTGAAGTGTTTTGAGGATATGAAGGTTGCAGGTGTTAAGCCTGATCGGGTCACGTGGAATTCGATCATAGCAGGGTATGCTCAAAATGGGCAGTTCAAAGAGGCGTCCAATTGTTTCCACCAGATGCGTATTTTGGAAGATTTTAAGCCGAATGTGATATCATGGACCGCGTTAATTGCGGGGAATGAACAGAATGGTTGTTCGTCGCAGGCGTTGAATGTCTTCAGGCAAATGATCAGTGAAGGAGTGAAGCCGAATTCAATTACTATCGCTAGTGTTGTTTCGGCATGTACAAGCCTGTCGTTGGTTCTGCATGGTAAGGAGATCCATGGCTACTGTGTAAAGACTGATGGATTAGATTCAGATGTGCTCGTGAGCAATTCGTTGGTGGATTTTTATGCCAAATGCCAGGATTTGGATGTTGCCCGCCGGAAATTTGATAGGATCGGACAGAAGGATTTGGTGTCTTGGAATGCAATGCTTGCAGGGTATGCACAGAGAGGGTGCCATGAGGAAGCCATTGAACTACTCACAGAGATGGAGTTGCAGGGAATAGAGCCTGACGTTGTTACATGGAATGGGCTGATTACAGGGTATAACCAATATGGTGATGGAAAGACGGCTCTTGAATTCTTTTGCAGGATGCGTCGAGCAGGCACAGAGCCCAACACGATTACGGTATCTGGGGCTTTAGCTGCTTGTGCCCAGGTGAAGAATTTGAGAGCGGGAAAGGAAATCCATGGTTTTGTTGTTAGAAATCAGATAGAAATGTCTACAGGGGTGGGGAGTGCTCTTATATCAATGTATTCTGGATGCGATCGCTTGGAGACAGCTTGTGCCGTATTTGAAGAGCTTTCAATCAGAGATGTTGTTGTATGGAATTCAATCATCGCTGCTTGTGCTCAGAACTCACGCGGTGCGAGCGCTTTGAACTTGCTAAGGGAAATGCAGTTGAGTAGTGTGGGGCCCAATGAAGTGACGATTGTATCCGCACTACCTGCATGTGCGAGACTCGCTGCTCTACGACAGGGTAAAGAGATCCATCAGTACATCGTCAGACATGGGCTTGATTCTTGCAACTTCACCTCAAATGCCCTTATTGACATGTATGGCCGCTGTGGAGCGATTCAACGGGCGTGGAGAGTTTTTGATACTATGCCTATGCGGGACGTGGTCTCTTGGAATGCGATGATTGCGGGGTATGGGATGCATGGGTTTGGGATGGACGCCGTGAATCTGTTCTGTCACATGAGAGTCACAGGCCTAAAGCCAAACTATTGCACATTCACAAACCTCTTATCCGCATGTAGTCATTCGGGATTGATTGATGAAGGGTGGAAGTATTtcgagatgatgaaatcggaatATGGCATGGACCCTGCCGTGGAGCAATACGCTTGCATGGTGGATCTACTCGCACGCTCTGGCCAGTTTGACGAAACCATGGAATTCATTGAAGAGATGCCAATGGAACCCAACGCAGCCGTGTGGGGGTCTTTATTAGGCGCTTGTAGGATCCATTGCAATGTTGACCTTGCTGAATACGCTGCTCAATATCTCTTTGAGCTCGAGCCCAACAACTCTGGGAATTACATACTCTTAGCTAACATATACTCGGCGGCGGGACGGTGGGAAGATGCAGCCAAGACAAGGAGTTTGATGAAGGAGCGTGGGGTCACGAAGCCTCCCGGCTGCAGTTGGATTGAGGTGAAATGTCGAGTCCATAGCTTCATTGTAGGAGACACATCCCACCCACTGATGGACAAGATATCAGAGAAAATGGAAAGCTTGTATTCAGAAATCAAGGAGATTGGGTATGTGCCTGATACGAATTACGTGCTGCAGGATGTGGAAGAAGATGAGAAGGAATATAGTCTTTGTGGGCACAGTGAGAAGCTGGCTGTTGCGTTTGGGCTGATTAGTACTCCGAGTGGGACGCCTCTGAGGATCATCAAGAACTTGAGAGTGTGCGGGGACTGCCACTCGGCGACCAAGTTCATATCGAAGGTTGCCGGTAGAGAAATTATAATGCGGGATAGTTACCGGTTTCACCATTTCGTCGATGGGGTTTGCTCATGTGGGGATTATTGGTGA
- the LOC131226604 gene encoding metal-independent phosphoserine phosphatase-like: MATCLVSSNEGTINAMVAITSENECAAEILHDVAEIVMVRHGETTWNASGRIQGQLESELNEVGWKQAAAIAERLGKESKPTAVYSSELKRAKNTAEMIAKNCHIHEVIEIPELKERHVGSLQGLVWGEIEEKEPEAYHAFFSSQNDLEIPGGGESFNQLCERSVGALEELASRHKGERVIVVTHGGVLRAIYMSLTREPTAGKVLNASINVLHLSEKKWAFKSWSDVAHLNEVGFLQRGFNGDTLPQP; encoded by the exons ATGGCCACTTGCCTTGTGTCCTCTAACGAGGGAAC AATCAACGCGATGGTGGCAATAACAAGTGAAAATGAATGTGCGGCTGAGATCCTGCACGATGTTGCTGAGATTGTTATGGTTCGCCACGGAGAGACCACATGGAATGCCTCAGGAAGAATTCAG GGCCAGCTCGAATCGGAGCTAAACGAAGTGGGATGGAAGCAGGCGGCCGCA ATAGCAGAGAGATTGGGGAAGGAATCAAAGCCGACGGCCGTGTACTCATCCGAGCTCAAGCGTGCAAAAAACACGGCGGAGATGATCGCGAAGAATTGCCACATCCATGAG gtGATTGAAATACCTGAATTGAAGGAGAGGCATGTGGGGAGCTTGCAAGGTTTGGTTTGGGGTGAGATTGAAGAGAAGGAACCTGAGGCCTACCATGCTTTTTTCTCATCCCAAAATGACCTAGAAATCCCa GGTGGCGGAGAGAGCTTCAATCAGCTTTGTGAGAGGTCTGTGGGTGCTCTTGAGGAACTTGCCTCTAGACAcaaag GCGAACGTGTCATCGTGGTCACTCACGGGGGTGTACTGAGAGCAATCTACATGTCGCTCACCCGTGAACCAACCGCGGGCAAGGTGTTGAATGCATCAATCAATGTCCTCCATCTCTCAGAGAAGAAGTGGGCCTTCAAGTCATGGAGCGACGTGGCCCACCTCAACGAAGTGGGCTTCCTCCAGCGCGGGTTCAACGGTGACACTTTGCCGCAACCATAA